In the genome of Thermodesulfobacteriota bacterium, one region contains:
- a CDS encoding tetratricopeptide repeat protein, producing MQPVDDHQNQFDKNENSIFGSIFLSMIVIGVLVFSTIVAVKYINPRSYLKQVFGSKGYEVTKPLKDLPILTEAKETIDIAQIINLRDMLQNHEFERLNAVLKKYQHCFTEDQTDEYKVYDAYRTFYLTDSLYEALFVKWINNSPDKYQPYLALANYYCAKGWESRGYKFKKETSKEQFEGMRFYFSKAEENLKIALKINPDLMVGYNLLINIYNATGNDAAEDETIENATALFPHSFLVRYVGAWAKQPRWGGSYKDMEDIAKQAEKYSAINPELTALYGLIYYDRSRMNRRNKRYKRAIDLLTKALTFGDQWSIYYERVKIYHFDLKEYDSALEDINRCIELRPVIDKIYRMRSRIYFAKGNYSDSLEDLRTAELLRPGDPSTIKWKEWASKKLLNKGYRLIKTDNDAAFENYNLSIDFDNDNFESYYWRGVAFFQLEDFQSALSDFNRVIEINPHHFESYRMVDYILAKEKQWSRIIEYWNRFLELEPDHATAYLERAGTYYHNKDFERALHDLEKSCGLGNKEACRRYESLKARL from the coding sequence ATGCAACCTGTTGATGACCATCAAAATCAGTTTGATAAAAATGAGAACAGTATTTTCGGCTCTATATTTTTAAGTATGATTGTTATCGGGGTGCTGGTATTTTCTACCATTGTGGCCGTTAAATATATTAACCCGCGGTCATATTTAAAACAGGTATTCGGCAGTAAAGGTTATGAAGTAACAAAGCCATTGAAAGACCTTCCCATCCTAACAGAAGCAAAAGAAACCATCGACATAGCACAAATAATTAACCTGAGAGATATGCTCCAAAATCATGAGTTTGAGCGGCTCAATGCTGTTTTGAAAAAATATCAGCATTGTTTTACAGAAGATCAAACCGATGAATATAAGGTTTATGATGCCTATCGCACCTTTTATTTGACTGATTCTTTGTACGAAGCACTCTTTGTAAAGTGGATAAACAATTCCCCTGACAAATATCAGCCCTACCTTGCTCTTGCAAATTATTATTGTGCAAAAGGCTGGGAGAGCAGGGGGTATAAATTTAAAAAAGAGACATCGAAAGAACAATTTGAAGGGATGCGATTCTATTTCTCAAAGGCGGAGGAAAATCTTAAAATAGCACTTAAAATCAACCCTGATTTAATGGTAGGCTATAATCTATTAATAAATATCTATAACGCTACCGGAAATGATGCGGCTGAAGACGAAACGATTGAAAACGCCACAGCGTTATTTCCCCATTCTTTTCTTGTCAGATATGTCGGTGCCTGGGCGAAACAACCGCGATGGGGTGGAAGCTATAAAGATATGGAAGACATCGCAAAACAAGCTGAAAAATATTCCGCTATTAATCCGGAACTCACCGCGTTATATGGCTTAATATACTACGATAGAAGTAGAATGAATAGACGCAATAAGAGATATAAAAGAGCAATAGATCTATTAACGAAAGCCCTTACATTTGGTGACCAATGGTCGATTTATTATGAGCGGGTAAAGATTTATCATTTTGACTTAAAGGAGTATGATAGTGCTCTTGAAGATATTAATCGATGTATTGAACTTCGCCCTGTAATAGATAAAATTTATCGAATGCGGTCCAGAATATATTTTGCCAAGGGTAACTATAGTGATTCCTTGGAAGATCTGCGTACAGCGGAGCTTTTAAGACCCGGTGATCCTTCAACCATAAAATGGAAAGAGTGGGCATCTAAAAAACTATTAAATAAAGGTTATAGGCTGATTAAAACAGATAATGATGCGGCTTTTGAGAATTATAACTTGTCCATTGATTTCGATAATGACAATTTTGAATCCTATTACTGGCGAGGTGTTGCCTTTTTTCAATTAGAAGATTTCCAATCCGCATTATCAGATTTTAATCGTGTCATAGAAATTAATCCTCATCATTTTGAGTCATATCGAATGGTGGATTATATCCTCGCCAAAGAAAAACAGTGGAGTAGAATAATCGAGTACTGGAACAGATTTCTTGAACTGGAACCCGATCATGCCACAGCATATCTTGAAAGAGCCGGTACGTACTATCATAATAAAGATTTTGAAAGAGCATTGCACGATTTGGAAAAATCCTGTGGTTTGGGAAACAAAGAGGCTTGTAGACGATATGAAAGTTTGAAAGCAAGATTATAG
- a CDS encoding transcriptional repressor, with protein MADPKIRLNQMLAKLRKQDYRITPQRLAVLKILASSKGHPGVEQIYEQVVKDFPTTSLATVYKTLTLMKEIGEVWEIGFPEGSNRYDGNKPYPHPHLICVKCKKIIDPDLATLSDMTQELEQDTDFRILNHRLDFFGICPGCRKRK; from the coding sequence ATGGCTGATCCCAAAATCCGTCTCAATCAGATGCTTGCCAAGTTAAGAAAACAGGACTATCGGATCACCCCGCAGCGGTTGGCCGTGCTTAAGATTCTTGCCAGCAGCAAAGGTCACCCCGGAGTGGAACAAATCTATGAGCAAGTAGTCAAGGATTTTCCTACAACAAGTTTAGCCACTGTTTATAAAACATTAACGCTTATGAAAGAAATAGGGGAGGTATGGGAAATCGGCTTTCCCGAAGGCAGTAACCGCTATGATGGCAATAAACCATATCCTCACCCGCATTTGATTTGCGTTAAATGCAAGAAAATTATCGATCCGGACCTTGCCACCTTAAGCGATATGACCCAGGAATTGGAGCAAGATACCGACTTTCGTATTTTAAACCACCGCCTTGATTTTTTTGGCATCTGCCCTGGCTGCCGGAAGAGAAAGTAG
- a CDS encoding catalase, whose protein sequence is MKDKNKKLTTNAGAPVPDNQNVMTAGHRGPQLLQDVWFLEKLAHFDREVIPERRMHAKGSGAYGTFTVTHDITQYTKAKIFSEIGKKTELFTRFSTVAGERGAADAERDIRGFAVKFYTEEGNWDLVGNNTPVFFLRDPLKFPDLNHAVKRDPRTNLRSALNNWDFWTSLPEALHQVTITMSDRGIPCSYRHMHGFGSHTFSLINAQKDRYWVKFHFVCQQGIKNLTDAEAEAIIGKCRESHQRDLYESIEKKDFPKWKLFIQVMPEKEAANCPYNPFDLTKVWLKKDYPLIEVGIMELNRNPENYFAEVEQSAFNPANNVPGIGFSPDKMLQGRLFSYGDAQRYRLGVNHHLIPVNASRCPFHSYHRDGAMRVDGNHGSSLGYEPNSYGEWEQQPEFSEPPLSLDGAADHWNHREDDDYYSQPGLLFRLMSPEQQEALFANTGRAMDDAPDEIKIRHIGNCMKADPAYGKGVADALGISLDDIPK, encoded by the coding sequence ATGAAAGACAAAAACAAGAAATTGACCACCAATGCAGGTGCTCCCGTACCTGACAATCAGAATGTGATGACTGCCGGGCATCGCGGCCCGCAGTTGCTTCAAGATGTCTGGTTCCTGGAAAAACTCGCCCACTTTGATCGTGAGGTCATCCCTGAAAGACGCATGCATGCCAAAGGATCCGGGGCTTATGGAACCTTCACTGTCACTCACGACATCACCCAATACACCAAGGCAAAAATTTTCTCTGAAATCGGAAAGAAGACCGAACTTTTCACACGTTTCTCAACGGTGGCAGGTGAACGTGGCGCGGCAGACGCGGAGCGTGATATCCGTGGATTTGCCGTAAAATTCTACACCGAAGAGGGCAACTGGGACCTGGTGGGTAATAACACGCCCGTCTTTTTCCTGCGCGATCCACTCAAATTCCCAGACCTCAACCACGCAGTGAAGCGAGATCCTCGAACTAACCTGCGCAGCGCCCTCAATAACTGGGACTTTTGGACATCACTCCCGGAGGCACTGCACCAAGTCACAATAACCATGAGCGACCGCGGTATTCCCTGCTCCTATCGCCACATGCACGGCTTTGGTAGTCATACTTTCAGCCTCATCAACGCGCAAAAAGATAGGTACTGGGTCAAATTCCATTTCGTCTGTCAACAGGGCATCAAGAACCTTACCGATGCTGAGGCCGAGGCCATCATAGGCAAGTGCCGGGAAAGCCACCAGCGCGATCTCTATGAAAGCATTGAAAAGAAAGACTTTCCGAAGTGGAAGCTTTTCATCCAGGTCATGCCGGAGAAAGAAGCGGCTAACTGCCCATACAATCCGTTCGACCTCACAAAGGTATGGCTCAAAAAGGACTACCCGCTAATTGAGGTCGGTATTATGGAGCTGAATCGCAACCCTGAAAACTATTTTGCTGAAGTCGAACAGTCCGCCTTCAACCCGGCCAACAACGTACCAGGTATTGGTTTTTCACCCGATAAAATGTTACAGGGCCGCCTGTTCTCGTACGGTGATGCCCAGCGTTATCGGCTCGGGGTGAACCACCACCTGATTCCGGTCAATGCATCGCGCTGCCCATTCCACAGTTACCACCGTGATGGCGCCATGCGAGTTGATGGCAACCATGGCAGCTCTCTCGGCTATGAGCCTAATAGCTACGGTGAATGGGAACAGCAGCCAGAGTTTTCAGAACCACCTCTCAGTCTGGATGGGGCTGCCGATCATTGGAACCATCGTGAGGACGACGATTACTACTCCCAGCCCGGCTTACTTTTCCGCCTGATGAGCCCTGAACAGCAAGAAGCTCTCTTTGCCAACACCGGCCGTGCCATGGACGATGCTCCCGATGAGATTAAGATCCGCCATATTGGTAACTGCATGAAAGCCGATCCGGCTTATGGAAAGGGCGTGGCCGACGCTTTGGGCATTTCGCTTGATGATATACCCAAATAG
- a CDS encoding mechanosensitive ion channel, translating into MDNIVNQLISFITTYGIKVIGAIIILIAGRIAAGIGQKAVTKVLEKSKTDSAVVSFVGSMIYFLILTFAVLAALAKFGIQTASFVAILGAAGFAIGFALQGSLANFAAGVLILVLRPFKVGDYIDGAGVAGTVKDIQLFTTVLATPDNIKIMVPNGKLFGDTIKNVSAFDTRRVDMVIGIGYTSDIQKAYDLLMDLMNEDTRVLSDPPVTVAVSELADSSVNFVVRPWVKKEEYWGVKFDLTRRIKESFDENGIEIPFPQQVVHMMTETV; encoded by the coding sequence ATGGACAACATTGTAAATCAACTCATATCTTTTATAACCACCTATGGAATAAAGGTGATCGGTGCAATTATCATTCTGATTGCCGGACGTATTGCTGCCGGAATTGGACAAAAGGCGGTAACAAAGGTGCTGGAGAAATCCAAAACAGATTCTGCAGTGGTCTCGTTCGTTGGGAGCATGATCTATTTCCTTATTTTAACCTTTGCAGTGCTTGCCGCGTTAGCAAAATTCGGCATCCAGACTGCATCCTTTGTGGCGATTCTTGGTGCGGCAGGTTTTGCCATTGGATTTGCCCTGCAGGGATCGCTGGCTAATTTTGCTGCAGGCGTCCTTATTTTAGTACTGCGCCCTTTTAAAGTGGGAGATTACATTGATGGTGCAGGAGTGGCCGGCACGGTTAAAGATATTCAGCTCTTTACCACTGTTTTGGCTACTCCGGATAATATTAAAATTATGGTACCCAACGGCAAACTCTTCGGGGACACCATCAAAAACGTTTCCGCCTTTGACACCAGAAGGGTAGACATGGTAATCGGTATTGGGTATACCTCGGACATTCAAAAAGCCTATGATTTGCTGATGGATCTGATGAATGAAGATACCCGTGTACTTTCCGACCCCCCTGTCACTGTTGCGGTTTCAGAGCTGGCCGATTCGAGTGTTAATTTTGTCGTACGTCCCTGGGTAAAAAAAGAAGAGTACTGGGGTGTTAAATTTGATCTGACACGCAGGATTAAAGAATCCTTTGATGAAAACGGAATTGAGATTCCTTTTCCCCAGCAGGTGGTACATATGATGACAGAAACTGTGTAA
- a CDS encoding ABC transporter substrate-binding protein, whose amino-acid sequence MGRYFKGMFLNKLSLGCLLFFLIAPCASKASQPIKLAVIMSQTGIAIDQNQPAIRGARLAIDEINDRGGVIGHPVEMILIDNQSSPLRSKVAAQEAVKRNVTAVIGAIWSSHSLAMADVLQKAKIPMITPASTKPEVTRKADYIFRACFIDSFQGKVMAKFAYADLEARACVVMGNLNEEYSLTLMKYFETFFKHMGGKVLYHATYKGKAVDFKDILRKAKRFHPDVFFIPGYARDSGLLIRQAVKMGIKTTFLGCDGWDGPIYKYAGHTINESYFSNHWHPEARFANSRHFLKLYQDKYGIKDVMVTAPLTYDAVMLLADAIGRADCLEREKIRNALAETKNFQGSTGTITFDQNGDPKNKEASIIKCEKGKFVFVKPVKP is encoded by the coding sequence ATGGGTAGATATTTCAAAGGAATGTTCCTGAATAAGCTGTCACTTGGATGCCTTTTGTTTTTTTTAATCGCTCCCTGTGCTTCGAAAGCATCCCAACCGATTAAGCTGGCGGTTATTATGTCCCAAACCGGCATAGCCATTGACCAAAACCAGCCAGCAATCAGAGGTGCACGGTTGGCCATTGATGAAATCAACGACCGGGGAGGCGTTATCGGCCACCCGGTGGAAATGATTTTAATAGACAACCAGAGTTCACCGCTTCGATCAAAAGTAGCCGCACAGGAAGCTGTAAAACGCAATGTCACGGCAGTAATCGGTGCGATATGGAGCTCCCACTCACTGGCCATGGCCGATGTTTTGCAAAAAGCAAAAATACCGATGATCACGCCGGCTTCCACTAAACCGGAAGTCACCCGGAAAGCCGATTATATCTTTCGCGCCTGTTTTATTGATTCCTTCCAGGGAAAGGTCATGGCAAAATTCGCCTATGCGGACCTGGAAGCCCGTGCCTGCGTTGTAATGGGAAACCTTAATGAAGAATATAGCCTGACATTGATGAAATACTTCGAAACTTTTTTTAAACATATGGGCGGAAAGGTTCTTTACCATGCAACCTATAAAGGAAAGGCCGTTGATTTTAAAGACATTTTAAGAAAGGCAAAAAGATTCCACCCGGATGTTTTCTTTATTCCGGGCTACGCCAGAGATTCCGGATTGCTGATCAGACAGGCAGTCAAAATGGGTATCAAGACGACCTTTTTGGGTTGTGATGGATGGGATGGCCCCATATATAAGTATGCAGGGCACACCATAAATGAGAGCTATTTTTCAAACCATTGGCATCCTGAGGCTCGATTTGCCAACAGCCGACATTTTTTAAAGCTCTATCAGGACAAGTATGGCATTAAAGATGTCATGGTAACTGCCCCATTGACTTATGATGCGGTTATGCTTTTAGCCGATGCAATCGGTCGTGCCGACTGTTTGGAAAGAGAAAAAATTCGAAATGCACTGGCCGAAACAAAAAACTTTCAAGGATCCACCGGTACCATCACCTTTGACCAAAACGGAGATCCAAAGAATAAGGAGGCCAGCATTATCAAATGTGAAAAGGGAAAGTTTGTTTTTGTGAAACCGGTGAAACCGTAA
- a CDS encoding ABC transporter substrate-binding protein: MKTQTFLKLTYILTLIFSILPMAQVQAEEKIKLASIYAFSGVAAQTNTHSIRGVRHGVQEVNRSGGVLGKKIELIELDNKSTPIGSKVAADMAVQANVSAIIGAVYSSHTLAIAKVAQANHIPMITSASTHTKITPIGEYIFRVCYSDLFQGEVMAAFCTKELKVSTVVIFVDLTSDYSMELSNEFQRNFQKRGGKILARINYKQNQKSFRPMVLQAKKINPDALFIPGYFESALIIKDAIDAGIKAIPLGGDGWGSTAFFNKGGAALKRGYYCTHWAEEVGNHFSRRYIKKYKKDAPIHASEVLAYDAVLLLAEAIQRVGSTDRRKTRAALAKTKGFKGVTGTITFNGNRDPIKNAVIMKITDGRKYFFKSYTPVKNNCK; this comes from the coding sequence ATGAAAACACAAACATTTTTAAAGTTAACATATATACTCACCCTTATTTTTTCTATATTGCCTATGGCTCAGGTACAGGCGGAAGAAAAAATCAAGCTGGCATCGATCTATGCATTTAGTGGCGTGGCAGCTCAGACAAACACGCATTCAATAAGAGGCGTGCGACATGGTGTTCAGGAAGTAAACCGCAGCGGCGGGGTGTTAGGGAAAAAAATAGAGTTGATTGAGCTTGATAACAAAAGCACACCGATCGGTTCAAAAGTGGCGGCAGACATGGCTGTACAGGCCAATGTTTCAGCGATTATTGGGGCAGTCTATAGCTCACACACCCTGGCTATTGCAAAGGTTGCCCAGGCCAATCATATTCCCATGATTACCAGTGCCTCAACCCACACAAAGATAACCCCCATTGGAGAGTATATTTTTCGGGTCTGTTATAGTGATCTATTCCAGGGAGAGGTGATGGCGGCGTTTTGTACAAAAGAGTTAAAGGTATCAACGGTGGTGATATTCGTTGACCTAACGAGCGACTACAGCATGGAGCTGTCCAATGAGTTCCAGCGTAATTTTCAGAAAAGGGGCGGAAAAATCCTAGCCCGGATCAACTATAAGCAAAACCAGAAAAGTTTCCGTCCTATGGTTCTGCAGGCAAAGAAAATAAACCCCGATGCCCTTTTTATCCCCGGTTATTTTGAAAGCGCCCTTATCATAAAAGATGCCATAGATGCCGGTATCAAGGCTATCCCATTAGGCGGAGATGGATGGGGAAGTACTGCTTTTTTTAATAAAGGTGGTGCAGCACTCAAAAGAGGATATTACTGCACCCATTGGGCGGAAGAGGTGGGAAATCACTTTTCCCGGCGGTATATTAAAAAATATAAAAAAGATGCGCCCATCCATGCCTCGGAGGTTCTTGCCTATGATGCGGTTTTACTTTTAGCAGAGGCAATTCAGCGGGTAGGCTCGACTGATCGAAGAAAAACTCGCGCTGCCCTGGCAAAAACCAAAGGGTTTAAAGGCGTCACCGGCACAATCACCTTCAACGGTAACCGGGACCCGATAAAGAATGCCGTGATCATGAAGATAACAGACGGCCGAAAATATTTTTTTAAAAGCTATACCCCTGTAAAAAATAATTGTAAATAA
- a CDS encoding ATP-binding protein yields the protein MKFHSFRFKINTAILLTCIVIALFFSAIFYPFEVNRRQSRLERIQLLLNTIFEQKKEELANEIFADQKDALARSLKDVQSLKDISEVSIYGIDGRLVLSTNDKLTAPLSPSEKKALKQAPLVNIINKTDLSFVEYSSMIEIIGERVGYFKIHFDLSEMEKESFSYILFFSLLMFSILLITAFLLNLLLSRSLIQPASKLRDGIRKVKLGQFGEQVNISSMDEIGEIADDFNEMSTKLKEQHAELISAIEEKDSYAYKIKKTNEKLEDLNNRLEDMVVERTNALRTSYEKLKLEIQERQRTDKENRDLEERLARSQKMEALGLLAGGVAHDLNNVLSGIVSYPDLILMDLDEQSPLKQSIATIKDSGQKAAAIVQDLLTLARRGVTNTEVLNFNDDIIHEYLRSPEHEKLKTYYPHIHIDTHLEPDLMNIKGSPVHLRKTLMNLVSNAAEAQPSGGKVAIYTRNQYVDRPIRGYDHVQEGDYIVLKIEDNGGGIAPDDLNKIFEPFYTKKIMGRSGTGLGMAVVWGTVQDHHGYIHVESSEGKGTTIELYFPITREGIKKEDALVPIEDYKGNGELILVVDDVKEQREIATHILTKLGYSVTCVSSGMEAIEYIKQNIVDMLVLDMIMDPGIDGLDTYKEIIKISSGQKAIIASGFAENERVREAQRLGAGQYIKKPYTLEKIGLAIKRELSR from the coding sequence ATGAAATTTCATAGTTTCCGATTTAAAATAAATACAGCCATACTTCTTACCTGTATTGTTATCGCATTATTTTTCAGCGCCATTTTTTACCCCTTTGAGGTCAATCGTCGCCAATCCCGTTTGGAAAGAATTCAACTCCTGTTAAACACCATTTTTGAACAGAAAAAAGAGGAGCTTGCCAACGAAATTTTCGCTGATCAAAAGGATGCCCTTGCCCGTTCCCTTAAAGACGTTCAAAGCCTGAAGGATATTAGCGAGGTAAGTATCTACGGAATTGACGGCCGACTTGTACTTTCTACCAACGATAAACTCACTGCCCCCCTTTCCCCTTCAGAAAAAAAGGCCCTCAAGCAAGCCCCCTTAGTAAATATAATAAACAAAACAGACCTTTCCTTTGTCGAATATTCCTCAATGATTGAGATTATTGGAGAGCGAGTGGGGTATTTTAAGATACACTTCGACCTGTCAGAAATGGAAAAGGAATCATTTTCCTACATCCTCTTTTTTTCACTGCTTATGTTTTCTATTTTGCTCATCACCGCCTTCCTGCTCAACCTTCTGCTCTCACGCTCTTTGATTCAGCCGGCGAGCAAGCTGCGGGATGGCATCAGGAAGGTAAAGCTTGGCCAATTTGGAGAGCAGGTCAATATCTCTTCTATGGATGAGATCGGAGAGATTGCCGATGACTTCAATGAAATGTCCACCAAACTTAAAGAACAACATGCAGAACTGATCAGCGCCATCGAGGAAAAGGATTCTTATGCCTATAAGATAAAAAAAACCAATGAGAAACTTGAAGATCTGAATAACAGACTGGAAGATATGGTGGTCGAGCGCACGAATGCGTTAAGAACAAGCTATGAAAAACTCAAACTGGAAATTCAAGAACGACAACGTACGGATAAGGAAAACAGAGATCTGGAAGAAAGGCTCGCCCGTTCTCAGAAAATGGAGGCACTGGGGCTTCTTGCCGGAGGTGTGGCCCATGACTTAAACAATGTGCTGTCAGGCATCGTCAGCTACCCAGACCTGATTTTAATGGACCTCGATGAACAAAGCCCGTTGAAGCAATCGATTGCCACCATTAAAGATTCCGGACAGAAAGCTGCTGCTATTGTTCAGGATTTGTTAACATTGGCCAGGAGGGGGGTCACCAATACTGAGGTGCTAAATTTTAATGATGATATTATACATGAGTACTTAAGATCCCCTGAACATGAAAAGCTTAAAACCTACTACCCGCATATTCACATAGACACCCATCTCGAACCGGATCTAATGAATATTAAAGGATCACCGGTTCATCTTAGAAAAACGCTGATGAACCTGGTGTCCAATGCGGCCGAAGCCCAGCCGAGTGGGGGGAAAGTGGCCATTTATACAAGGAATCAGTATGTTGACAGACCGATAAGGGGATACGACCATGTCCAGGAAGGGGATTATATTGTGCTGAAAATCGAAGATAACGGCGGCGGAATCGCCCCGGATGATCTCAACAAAATATTCGAGCCCTTTTATACCAAAAAAATTATGGGTAGAAGTGGCACCGGTCTGGGTATGGCCGTTGTATGGGGTACGGTACAGGATCATCATGGGTATATCCATGTTGAGAGCTCTGAAGGAAAAGGAACCACCATTGAACTCTATTTTCCCATTACAAGGGAAGGGATTAAAAAAGAGGACGCCCTGGTGCCCATTGAAGACTATAAGGGCAACGGAGAATTAATCCTGGTGGTGGATGATGTAAAAGAGCAGCGGGAAATTGCCACCCACATTCTGACAAAATTGGGTTATTCGGTGACATGCGTTTCAAGCGGTATGGAGGCCATCGAATATATTAAGCAAAACATCGTTGACATGCTGGTGCTGGACATGATTATGGACCCCGGCATTGACGGACTGGATACCTATAAAGAAATAATAAAAATATCCTCCGGGCAAAAGGCCATTATTGCCAGCGGATTTGCTGAAAATGAACGCGTCAGGGAAGCCCAGCGGTTAGGGGCGGGTCAATATATAAAAAAACCATATACCCTGGAAAAGATAGGTCTTGCCATCAAACGTGAACTTTCAAGATAG
- a CDS encoding YitT family protein, which yields MSAKKREVFFSVARNLILLTTGAVVLAIGIKAIAIPHGFITGGFSGLSLLIYYVFGGLSPGIWYFVLNIPLFIAGWIFLSRRFFFYSLFGAVVLAVAIDLIPFAIPIHDKLLAALAAGTLIGAGAGTYLHSFGSAGGTDIIAIILNQKFNIRIGRFYFYFNLALFSLSFGFLDIDIILFSLILSFIVSQVTDYFLSMFNQRKMVIIISDRPDSIAEAIFEKLSRGSTYLFGRGAYTGRRKKVIMTVVNNYQLKRLEEAVFNIDSGAFFITENTFNVIGKGFSRRRQY from the coding sequence ATGTCTGCAAAAAAAAGGGAAGTATTCTTTTCGGTGGCCCGGAATCTAATTCTTCTCACAACCGGTGCGGTTGTTTTGGCCATCGGCATCAAAGCCATCGCCATTCCCCATGGCTTTATTACCGGAGGGTTTTCAGGGCTGAGTCTGCTGATTTACTATGTTTTTGGAGGTTTATCACCCGGGATCTGGTATTTTGTACTGAACATACCGTTGTTTATCGCCGGCTGGATTTTTCTCAGCAGGCGATTCTTTTTTTACAGCCTGTTTGGTGCGGTGGTGTTGGCCGTGGCCATCGATCTGATACCGTTTGCAATCCCCATCCACGACAAATTGCTCGCAGCCCTTGCTGCCGGTACTCTCATTGGTGCCGGTGCCGGGACTTACCTTCATTCTTTTGGGTCAGCAGGGGGAACAGATATTATTGCAATTATTCTCAACCAGAAATTCAATATCCGAATCGGTAGGTTCTACTTCTATTTTAATCTGGCTCTGTTTAGTCTCAGTTTCGGTTTTCTGGATATTGATATTATTCTTTTTTCACTAATACTTTCTTTTATTGTCTCCCAGGTAACGGATTACTTCCTCAGTATGTTCAACCAGCGCAAAATGGTGATCATTATTTCCGACCGGCCCGATTCAATTGCCGAAGCAATCTTTGAAAAACTGAGCCGGGGGAGCACCTATTTATTCGGACGCGGTGCCTATACCGGCCGGCGAAAAAAGGTGATTATGACGGTGGTAAACAATTATCAGCTCAAACGTCTGGAAGAAGCGGTCTTTAACATCGATTCGGGCGCCTTCTTTATCACTGAAAACACCTTTAACGTCATCGGCAAAGGCTTTTCCCGTCGCAGGCAATATTGA